The following proteins are encoded in a genomic region of Candidatus Lokiarchaeota archaeon:
- a CDS encoding molybdopterin synthase sulfur carrier subunit has protein sequence MTIKIEFRGPLESHGIQTTYHVDVQTRRRVRDVLDGLLQQNGGLEEIFSNLRTIEQNTMILLNEKDVTLFDGLDTKIEDGDNLLVLPLVHGG, from the coding sequence ATGACCATCAAAATCGAATTTCGGGGGCCGTTAGAAAGCCATGGTATACAAACAACATACCATGTCGATGTACAGACTCGAAGAAGAGTTCGAGATGTGTTAGACGGACTTCTGCAACAAAACGGGGGGCTTGAAGAAATATTCTCGAATCTGAGAACGATAGAACAAAACACCATGATTCTGCTCAATGAGAAAGATGTTACACTGTTTGATGGTCTTGATACCAAAATCGAAGATGGGGATAATCTATTGGTCTTGCCACTAGTACATGGTGGCTAA
- a CDS encoding 2-oxoacid:ferredoxin oxidoreductase subunit beta: protein MTTSNQHFSRAYLREEALPSPFCPGCGNGITINCFFKAVRDLGHENLDEFAFVSGIGCGAWIPSPHFDADTLHTTHGRAIAFATGLKLARPELKVVVISGDGDIAGIGGNHLVHAARRNVDMTVICSNNYNYGMTGGQVSATTFAGDTTSTTPYGNPERPFDLSRLVAAAGANYVARWTTAHPFQASRSMKAALEHEGFTFVEMMSQCPTAYGRRAKIGDTQDFFDWFKSLPIRKKNDPLHHRVPEKDSIDLGVFVDRAEKGYLKALNETVVPKKD from the coding sequence TTGACCACCTCAAATCAGCACTTTTCACGAGCATACCTCCGTGAGGAGGCCTTACCCTCTCCATTCTGTCCTGGTTGCGGCAACGGCATCACCATAAACTGTTTTTTCAAGGCGGTTCGTGACCTTGGGCATGAGAACCTGGATGAATTTGCGTTCGTTTCGGGAATTGGTTGTGGTGCTTGGATTCCATCTCCACACTTTGATGCTGATACCCTCCATACAACTCACGGTAGAGCAATTGCTTTTGCTACAGGTCTCAAACTTGCTCGACCCGAGTTGAAGGTTGTAGTTATTTCTGGAGATGGCGACATCGCAGGTATTGGTGGTAATCACCTCGTACACGCAGCCCGCCGAAATGTGGATATGACAGTTATTTGCTCCAATAATTACAACTATGGCATGACTGGGGGTCAGGTGAGCGCCACAACTTTTGCCGGTGATACGACCTCTACTACGCCCTACGGTAATCCCGAACGTCCTTTTGACCTATCGCGTTTAGTTGCAGCAGCCGGTGCAAACTACGTAGCGAGGTGGACTACTGCACATCCATTCCAAGCATCTAGATCTATGAAGGCAGCCCTAGAACACGAAGGATTCACCTTTGTCGAAATGATGAGTCAATGTCCTACCGCTTATGGTAGGCGTGCCAAAATTGGAGACACACAGGACTTCTTTGACTGGTTCAAGAGTCTGCCAATCAGAAAGAAAAATGATCCACTCCATCACCGCGTTCCAGAAAAAGATAGCATCGACTTGGGTGTATTTGTTGATAGAGCCGAAAAGGGATACCTGAAAGCACTCAACGAAACCGTTGTACCGAAGAAGGATTGA
- a CDS encoding 2-oxoacid:ferredoxin oxidoreductase subunit gamma — protein MQKEIRIAGTGGMGVVLAGVIVGHSAVVYGGLNAVQSQSYGSEARGTAAKSEVIIGDGDIHFPKVRKSDYFVVMSQSALDKYIDDAKLGSLVIVDPDLVDATGLEEKYELIDVPAMKTADNMGVRLASNMVMLGALVKKSGLFPLDALENGVKDMVPEKYLEIDVKAIHAGADLV, from the coding sequence ATGCAAAAGGAAATTCGAATAGCTGGTACAGGCGGCATGGGCGTAGTTCTAGCTGGAGTCATAGTTGGTCATTCAGCTGTGGTCTACGGTGGATTGAATGCAGTGCAAAGTCAGAGCTATGGTTCGGAAGCAAGAGGCACAGCTGCAAAAAGTGAGGTCATCATCGGTGATGGTGATATCCACTTCCCAAAGGTCAGGAAGTCAGATTACTTTGTTGTTATGAGTCAATCCGCGCTTGACAAGTACATCGATGATGCAAAACTAGGTAGTTTGGTCATCGTGGATCCGGACCTCGTAGATGCAACTGGGCTGGAAGAGAAGTACGAGCTTATCGATGTTCCGGCTATGAAAACTGCAGATAATATGGGTGTTCGTTTGGCTTCTAACATGGTCATGTTGGGTGCCCTGGTCAAAAAATCAGGTTTGTTTCCGCTGGATGCTTTAGAAAACGGAGTTAAAGACATGGTTCCGGAAAAATACCTTGAAATCGATGTGAAGGCAATACATGCTGGTGCTGACTTGGTTTAG